From one Mytilus edulis chromosome 1, xbMytEdul2.2, whole genome shotgun sequence genomic stretch:
- the LOC139519163 gene encoding M-phase inducer phosphatase-like: MLSRRLFDTCDDFEVIPASISSLSFDSTPVKADDLMSVMTPNIKRSLFPDEDEDSGLGMDDHITYTPSLKKSAKRQRTEDGNSTCSKRPKTCTDIKAVVTKLEENDDFIADGSRLHTLPTVTGKHADLKSITPQTLADVVNGEYVDVISDYKIIDCRYPYEFEAGHVKGADNMYLHETILTLLQQPTKDKQIVIFHCEFSSERGPKMLRFLRSKDRELNKENYPSLNFPEVYLLDNGYKAFFNEQPNLCDPVSYRPMLHSDHSEDLRHFRVKSKSWTAGEKRRYAKRSMRF, translated from the coding sequence ATGCTTTCAAGAAGATTATTCGACACATGTGATGACTTTGAAGTAATTCCAGCATCTATATCTTCCCTGAGTTTTGATTCTACACCAGTAAAGGCTGATGACCTTATGTCTGTGATGACTCCTAACATCAAACGGAGTCTGTTTCCTGATGAAGACGAGGATTCTGGTCTCGGTATGGATGATCATATAACATATACACCTAGCTTGAAAAAATCTGCCAAAAGACAGCGTACAGAAGATGGCAACTCAACATGTTCAAAACGACCAAAAACTTGTACTGATATAAAGGCTGTGGTAACCAAACTTGAAGAGAACGACGACTTCATTGCCGACGGTAGTAGATTACATACTTTACCAACTGTCACTGGAAAACATGCCGATTTGAAAAGCATCACTCCACAGACACTTGCTGATGTTGTAAACGGAGAATACGTTGACGTAATCAGTGACTACAAAATCATCGACTGCCGATACCCGTATGAATTTGAAGCCGGACATGTCAAAGGAGCAGATAATATGTATTTACATGAAACCATTTTAACTTTGCTTCAGCAACCAACCAAAGATAAACAGATCGTCATCTTCCACTGCGAGTTTTCGTCCGAAAGAGGTCCTAAAATGTTACGATTCCTCAGAAGCAAAGATAGAGAACTCAATAAAGAAAACTATCCATCACTGAACTTTCCTGAAGTTTATTTACTAGATAATGGTTACAAGGCATTCTTCAATGAACAACCAAATCTATGTGACCCAGTGAGCTATCGACCAATGCTTCATTCTGACCACTCAGAAGATTTGCGCCATTTCCGAGTCAAGTCAAAGTCATGGACAGCTGGCGAGAAACGAAGATATGCCAAAAGATCAATGAGATTTTAG
- the LOC139506942 gene encoding M-phase inducer phosphatase-like has protein sequence MLSRRLFDTCDEFDVIPASISSLSFDSTPVKADDLMSVMTPNIKRSLFPDEDEDSGLGMDDHITYTPSLKKSTKRQRTEDGNSTCSKRPKTCTDIQAVVTKLEENDDFIADGSRLHTLPTVTGKHADLKSITPQTLADVVNGDYDDVISDYKIIDCRYPYEFEGGHIRGAENMYLHETILTLLRQPTKDKQIIIFHCEFSSERGPKMLRFLRSKDRELNKENYPSLNFPEVYLLDNGYKAFFNEQPDLCDPVSYRPMLHSDHSEDLRHFRVKSKSWTAGEKRRYAKRSMRF, from the coding sequence atgctTTCAAGAAGATTATTCGACACATGTGATGAATTTGATGTCATTCCAGCATCTATATCTTCCCTGAGTTTTGATTCTACACCAGTAAAGGCTGATGACCTTATGTCTGTGATGACTCCAAACATCAAACGGAGTCTGTTTCCTGATGAAGACGAGGATTCTGGTCTCGGTATGGATGATCATATAACATATACACCTAGCTTGAAAAAATCTACCAAAAGACAGCGTACAGAAGATGGAAACTCAACATGttcaaaaagaccaaaaactTGTACTGATATACAAGCTGTGGTAACAAAACTTGAAGAGAACGATGACTTCATTGCCGATGGTAGTAGATTACATACTTTACCAACTGTCACTGGAAAACATGCCGATTTGAAAAGCATCACTCCACAGACACTTGCTGATGTTGTAAACGGAGACTACGATGACGTCATCAGTGACTACAAGATCATCGACTGTCGATACCCGTATGAATTTGAAGGAGGGCATATCAGAGGAGCAGAGAATATGTATTTGCACGAGACCATTTTAACTTTGCTTCGGCAACCGACTAAAGATAAACAGATCATCATCTTCCACTGCGAGTTTTCGTCCGAAAGAGGCCCTAAAATGTTACGATTTCTCAGAAGCAAAGATAGAGAACTCAATAAAGAAAACTATCCATCACTGAACTTTCCTGAAGTTTATTTACTAGATAATGGTTACAAGGCATTCTTCAATGAACAACCAGATCTATGTGACCCAGTGAGCTATCGACCAATGCTTCATTCCGATCACTCAGAAGATTTACGCCATTTCCGAGTGAAATCAAAGTCATGGACAGCTGGCGAGAAACGGAGATATGCCAAAAGATCAATGAGATTTTAG
- the LOC139519156 gene encoding M-phase inducer phosphatase-like, whose translation MSMMTPNIKRSLFPDEDEDSGLGMDDHITYTPSLKKSAKRQRTEDGNSTCSKRPKTCTDIKAVVTKLEENDDFIADGSRLHTLPTVTGKHTDLKSITPQTLADVVNGDYDDVISDYKIIDCRYPYEFEGGHIRGAENMYLHETILTLLREPTKDKQIIIFHCEFSSERGPKMLRFLRSKDRELNKENYPSLNFPEIYLLDNGYKALFNEQPALCDPVSYRPMLHSDHLEDLRHFRVKSKSWTAGEKRRYAKRSMRF comes from the coding sequence ATGTCTATGATGACTCCAAACATCAAACGGAGTCTGTTTCCTGATGAAGACGAGGATTCTGGTCTCGGTATGGATGATCATATAACATATACACCTAGCTTGAAAAAATCTGCCAAAAGACAGCGTACAGAAGATGGCAACTCAACATGTTCAAAACGACCAAAAACTTGTACTGATATAAAGGCTGTGGTAACCAAACTTGAAGAGAACGACGACTTCATTGCCGACGGTAGTAGATTACATACTTTACCAACTGTCACTGGAAAACACACCGATTTGAAAAGCATCACCCCACAGACACTTGCTGATGTTGTAAACGGAGACTACGATGACGTCATCAGTGACTACAAGATCATCGACTGCCGATACCCGTATGAATTTGAAGGAGGGCATATCAGAGGAGCAGAAAATATGTATTTGCACGAGACCATTTTAACTTTGCTTCGTGAACCGACTAAAGATAAACAGATCATCATCTTCCACTGTGAGTTTTCGTCCGAAAGAGGCCCTAAAATGTTACGATTCCTCAGAAGCAAAGATAGAGAACTCAATAAAGAAAACTATCCATCACTGAACTTTCCAGAAATATATTTACTAGATAATGGCTACAAAGCATTATTCAATGAACAGCCAGCTCTATGTGACCCAGTGAGCTATCGACCAATGCTTCATTCCGACCACTTAGAAGATTTGCGCCATTTTCGAGTCAAGTCAAAGTCATGGACAGCTGGCGAGAAACGAAGATATGCCAAACGATCAATGAGATTTTAG